One part of the Chlamydiota bacterium genome encodes these proteins:
- a CDS encoding cobalamin B12-binding domain-containing protein: MGKTIRVLIAKPGLDGHDRGAIVVAHALREAGMEVIYTGIRQTPEQIAAAAVQEDVRAVGLSCLSGAHLRLFPRVIELLREKGAPDILVFGGGIIPAEDIPALKKAGIAEIFGPGTTTGAIVGFIRARLGAPSAAD, from the coding sequence ATGGGGAAAACGATCAGGGTTCTCATCGCCAAGCCGGGCCTCGACGGCCACGACCGCGGCGCGATCGTCGTGGCGCACGCCCTGCGCGAGGCGGGGATGGAGGTCATCTACACGGGGATACGCCAGACCCCCGAGCAGATCGCGGCCGCGGCGGTGCAGGAGGACGTGCGGGCGGTGGGCCTGAGCTGCCTCTCCGGCGCCCACCTGCGCCTCTTCCCCCGCGTGATCGAGCTTCTCCGGGAGAAGGGCGCCCCGGATATCCTCGTCTTCGGCGGCGGCATCATCCCCGCGGAGGATATCCCGGCGCTCAAGAAGGCCGGCATCGCGGAGATCTTCGGGCCGGGGACGACGACCGGCGCGATCGTGGGGTTCATCCGTGCGCGCCTCGGCGCGCCTTCAGCCGCGGACTGA
- a CDS encoding methylmalonyl-CoA mutase produces MREETGDAKQRWRETVLTRALAAHPDRRPAAATSSGIPVDLLYDPSDLGRFSYPDRLGYPGDYPYTRGVQATMYRSRPWTMRQYAGFGTAEESNRRFRYLLSQGQTGLSIAFDLPTQIGYDSDDPLAEGEVGRVGVAVDSIEEMELLLRDLPLDRISTSMTINATAAVLIAMYLAVADRRGTSRRLLRGTIQNDVLKEYVARGTYIFPPRPSLRLVTDIVAFCNRETPRWNTISVSGYHIREAGATAVQELAFTLADGIAYVEAALAAGLAVDSFAPRISFFFNAHNALFEEVAKFRAARRIWVRIMRERFEAKDPRSLALRFHAQTAGCALTAQQPDNNVVRVTIQALAAVLGGAQSLHTNSRDEALCLPTEESVRIALRTQQIILGESGVADTADPMGGSYFLERLTDQIEETAGGIIAAIDRMGGMLAAIESGWVQREIQASAYAHQKGVESGERIVVGVNSHLDEGGGGACPLLRVAPSAEAAQRRRLAALRAGRDSRLAMRALDAVETAARGTDNLLPPIIEAVKARATLGEICGRLRRVFGEHRPASAL; encoded by the coding sequence ATGCGCGAGGAGACCGGCGACGCGAAACAGCGGTGGCGCGAAACCGTGCTGACGCGGGCGCTCGCCGCGCACCCCGACCGGCGTCCCGCGGCGGCGACCTCCTCCGGCATCCCCGTCGACCTCCTCTACGACCCGTCCGACCTCGGGCGATTCTCCTACCCCGACCGGCTCGGCTATCCGGGCGACTACCCGTACACGCGCGGCGTCCAGGCGACGATGTACCGGAGCAGGCCCTGGACGATGCGCCAGTACGCCGGCTTCGGCACGGCGGAGGAGTCGAACCGGCGCTTCCGCTACCTCCTCTCGCAGGGGCAGACCGGCCTCTCGATCGCCTTCGACCTCCCGACGCAGATCGGCTACGACAGCGACGACCCGCTCGCCGAGGGCGAGGTCGGGAGGGTCGGCGTCGCGGTGGATTCAATCGAGGAGATGGAGCTCCTCCTCCGGGATCTCCCCCTCGACCGGATCAGCACCTCGATGACGATCAACGCGACCGCGGCGGTGCTGATCGCGATGTACCTCGCCGTCGCCGACCGGCGCGGCACGAGCCGGCGCCTGCTCCGCGGGACGATCCAGAACGACGTGCTGAAGGAGTACGTCGCCCGCGGCACCTACATCTTCCCCCCGCGCCCCTCGCTCCGCCTCGTCACCGATATCGTCGCGTTCTGCAACCGCGAGACGCCCCGCTGGAACACGATCAGCGTGAGCGGCTACCATATCCGGGAGGCCGGGGCGACGGCGGTCCAGGAGCTCGCCTTCACCCTCGCCGACGGCATCGCCTACGTCGAGGCGGCCCTCGCCGCGGGGCTCGCGGTGGACTCGTTCGCGCCCCGCATCTCATTCTTCTTCAACGCCCACAACGCCCTCTTCGAGGAGGTGGCGAAGTTCCGCGCCGCCCGGCGGATCTGGGTCCGGATCATGCGGGAGCGGTTCGAAGCCAAAGACCCCCGGTCGCTCGCCCTCCGGTTCCACGCCCAGACGGCGGGCTGCGCCCTCACCGCGCAGCAGCCCGACAACAACGTCGTCCGGGTGACGATCCAGGCGCTCGCGGCGGTGCTTGGCGGCGCGCAGAGTTTGCACACCAACTCCCGCGACGAGGCGCTCTGCCTGCCCACCGAGGAGTCGGTGCGGATCGCGCTGCGGACGCAGCAGATCATCCTCGGAGAGAGCGGCGTCGCGGACACCGCCGACCCGATGGGCGGCTCCTACTTCCTCGAGCGCCTCACCGACCAGATCGAGGAGACGGCGGGCGGCATCATCGCCGCGATCGACCGGATGGGCGGGATGCTCGCGGCCATCGAATCGGGCTGGGTCCAGCGTGAGATCCAGGCCAGCGCCTACGCCCACCAGAAAGGCGTCGAGTCGGGGGAGCGGATCGTCGTCGGGGTGAACTCCCACCTCGACGAGGGCGGAGGGGGGGCCTGCCCCCTTCTCCGCGTGGCCCCGTCGGCGGAGGCGGCCCAGCGGCGGCGCCTCGCGGCGCTGCGCGCCGGGAGAGATTCCCGCCTGGCGATGCGGGCGCTCGACGCGGTGGAGACGGCGGCGCGCGGCACGGACAACCTCCTCCCCCCGATCATCGAGGCGGTCAAGGCCCGCGCCACCCTCGGGGAGATCTGCGGGCGCCTCCGCCGGGTCTTCGGGGAGCACCGGCCCGCGTCCGCGCTGTGA